Below is a genomic region from Cellulomonas sp. P24.
ACGGTGCGGCCGGCCGCCCGGAGCACCTCTACCGGTGGATCGGGCCGTCCGGCGACGCCGCGCGGCACCGAGCCGTGCCCCGGTCCGGCGGCGCCTCCTGACGCATCCGGGACGGACGGTCCGCAACCCCGGGTGACAGTCGGCTCCCGCGCCGGGCACACGCACCCGCAGGTCGCCACCCACCGACACCCGCGCTCACCGACCCCCACCGGCGGCCGTGATCGCCGCGAGCTCGTCGGCCAGCGCCGAGGCGATCGTGCCCAGCTCCGGGACCACGTCGGGGTCGACGATGACCGTCACGGTGAGCCGCCCGGCGTACGAGAGCGCCGCGAACGCGACCCCGACGTTGCCTGCGGTGATCGTGACCGGGGCGATCCGGAGGATCGGCGCGCCCGCGAGGCTCAGCCGGGACACCGGTCCCGGCAGGTTCGTGAGGAACGTGTTCACCAGCCGCTGGCGGTCGACGAACCACCGGAACGCGCCGACGGCCGCGAGCAGGCGGAAGGCCGGTCCGACGAGTGCGGCCGACGTGCCACGGACGTGCGTCTTCTGCGCGCGCGTGGTCTCTGCCACCCGGACCAGGCGCTCCGTCACGGTGCCGCCGACCTCGACCCGGACCGGCATGACACCGACCTGGTTGCCCAGCGCGTCACCGGCCTCGACCCGAGCCGAGACCGGCACCGACACGACGAGGTCCCGCGTGGTCTCGCCACGACTGCGCAGGGCGGTGGTCATCGCGCCAGTGGTCGCGACGAGGAGAGCGTCGTTCACGGTCGCACCGTGCTGCCGGGCGGCCGCACGCAGCGGCGTCAGCTCGACCTCGACCGTCGCCACCGCACGACGCGGTCCGGTCGGCGCGTCGAGCGAGCACCGGGGCGCGCCCGGTCGCTGGTGCCCCGCGCGACGCCCGAGCTCCGTACGGGCACGGGACAGCCGGGCACCGAGACCCCGTAGCCCGCGCACCGTCTGCCACCGCTCGCGCAGGACGTCGGCGAGGAGATCGAGCACGCGCGGCGCGGCGACGGGAGGTCCGGCGGCGTGGGGGGGCCGGGGACTTCTCCGTCGACCCCGGCCCCCTCGAACCCGGCCCCCTCGCCCCTGGCCCCCTCGAACCCGGCCCCCTCGCCCCTGGCCCCCTCGACGCTGCTCCCATCGCTGCGGGTCCGGTCACCGCCGCTGCCGTCCCGTCGGGTGCACCCCGCTCGCGGTCCACCAGTCGCGCGAGCACCCCGAGCCCCCCCGATGCCGTCCGCCAGGACGTGGTGCAGCACGATGACCACCCCGACGCTGCCGTCCGCCAGCCCGCTGACGACGACGGCCCGCCAGAGGGGTCGCGACCGTGGGAGCGGCCGGGTGACCGCCTCGACGGCGACCGCGAGCAACGCGTCGACGTCGCCCGGTGCCGGGCAACGGACCTGGACGACGTGCCCGCGCAGGTCGACGCCTGCCGGTTCGAGCCAGTACGGCCGCCCGAGTCCCCACGGCGGTGTCATCAGGACCTGGCGCAGCCGCGGGATCCGGGGCACCCGCCTCAAGAGCGTCTCGACGACGGTGTCCGGGTCCGGGGAGCCACCCAGGTTGAGGGTCGCGCCGACGTTCATCGGCACGGGACCGACGTCGGTCGCGAGCTGGACCTGGTCCCCGGGACCGATGCGCTCGACCACCCGGTGCGCTCCCACGTCCCGAGCATGGCAGCGATCGCGGGGCCCGCCCTGAGACCAACGTCAGGAGCGACGCGTCAGGAGCGGCTCGTCAGGAGCAGACCCTCATGAGCCGCTCGTCAGAAGCCGCTCGTCAGGACCCGACCGTGAGAACGAGCCGACCGGAGACGTCACCCGTCGCCTGACGTCGCCAGGCCTCGGCGACGGAGTGCAGCGGCTGGGCCTCGTACGTCACCGCGAGCCGTCCCGACGCTGCGTGCATGAGGACGGCCTCGAGCGCGTCCCGTCGCCGCTCCGCCGTGAGGGAGTTGTTGGTGTAGCCGAGGATCTCGGCTCCACGTCCGCGCAGGACCGCGGAGGAGAACGTCGCCTCGTCCCCGGACGCCCCACCGATGTTCACGAGCCGACCGCCGGGCGCCAGGATCCGGGACGCAGCGGTCGCGGCCGCCCCGAAGACCGGGTCGATGACGACGTCCACCGAGCCGCCGGTGACCTCCCGGAGCAGCGCCGTGAGCTCGTCGACGTCGGCACGCAGCGGCACGACGTCGTGCGCCCCGGCCCGTCGGGCGCGGTCCTGCGCTGCCTCGGAGCGGCACACGGCGGTGACCCGCCCGGCCCCGAGCGCGAGCGCCGCACCGATCGCCGCCTGACCGACGGCTCCTCCGGCCCCCAGCACGAGCACGTGCTCCGTCGGCTGCAGTCGGGCACGCCAGGTGAGGGCCATCCAGGCGGCGACCGCCGAGAGCCCGAGGGCGGCGACCGTCGCGTCGGGGACCGATGACACGAGCGGCACCAGGTCGGCGTCCGGGACGGCGCAACGCTCGGCGAGACTGCCGTCACCCGGCGCCATGCCGGCGTTGGTCGCGAACCAGACGCGAGTCCCGGTCGGCAGGACCTCGGAGCGCTCGACGATCCCGACCCCCTGGACCCCGGGGACGTACGGCAGGGTCGGCGATCCGAAGTAGGACGTCCCCGACGCGCAGAGCAGGTCGAGCGGCACGACGGGCGCCGCGGTGACCCGCACGAGGGTGCGCCCCGGAGTCGTCGACGGGTCCGGGTGCTGCCCGTACGTCGGCGGCTCGCCATGGGCATGGAGCACAGCAGCGAACACGCAGGTCCTCCTCGGGACGGGCGGCCCGGGGCCGGCGGTGCGGCCCGGAAACGCTGGTGGTCAGGTCGCAGCTGTCAGGCGGCAGCTGTCAGGTCGCGATGTCCGGGTAGGGCATCGAGAGGTGTTGCATCGCCCTCCCGTAGGCACGTTGGTACTCGAGCGGGCCGTGGTCGCGCTCGAACATCGCGATGAACAGCGTGAGCGTCAGGAACGGGTGGGCGCCGAGCTCGAACAGGGCGACGTGGTCGTGCTCGCTCAGGGCGCGCCGCTCCTCCGCCGTGAAGGCCAACCACGTGGTCCTCTCGTCGGCGGTGCAGTTGAGCAGCGTGCCCGCCATCTCCTGCTCCCACCAGGTCACGGTGCCGACGGGGTCCTCGCGGTACCGCTCGACGAGGGCGGGGTCGCGATCGACCGTGAAGAGGAACTTGTCCAGCAGGTACTTGCTCATGCCGGGACTCCGTTCGGGTACCAGGTGAAGTACGCCTCCATGGTGTGGAACAGGTCGAGGGAGTCGACGTAGTCGGCCTTCGCGCCGTCGCCGGCCACGCCCATCATGAGCATGAAGTCCATGAAGCCGTGGGTGGCGTTGCCGGGGTGGTGGAGGCTGTCGAGCGTCACCTCGGCGAGGCAGCCCGCGATGTCGCCGCTCGCGATCCAGTCGACCGCCTTGCGGTCGAACTCCGGGTCGGGCCCGTGCTCGCCGAACTGGCGCGGGCCGCCGAGCTCGAGCGACAGGTGGCCGGTGCCGATGATCGCCACGCGCTTGTCCTCGGGCCAGGACTCCACGAGCTCGCGGATCGTCCGGCCGAGCTGCACGAACCTCTTCGGCTGCGGCAGCGGCGGGGCGAAGATGTTCGTGTAGATCGGCACGATCGGCAGGTCGGCCTGCGGGCGCAGCGTGATGATCGGGCACGTGATGGAGTGGTCGATCCGCAGCTCGTTGCTGAACGCCAGGTCGAAGTCCGCGTCGAGCCCCTGGCGCAGGATGTGCGCGGCGAGGTCCTCCTCCCCGCGCAGGGTCATCCGCGGCAGCCCGAACTCCCGCTCCTCGTTGTAGAAGTTCGCGTCGAAGAACGGCGCCTTCCCGACGAGGAACTGCGGCATGTTGTCGAGCCACAGCTGGTGGAAGTGGTCGCTCCCGACCATCACCAGGACGTCGGGCTCGGCCCGGGTCAGCGTCTCGCGGAACGCCTCGATCTTGGTGACCCACTCGTCGGCGAAGGGTGGTCGATCGTCACCGGTCGCCGTGCTGGCGCGGTAGTAGAAGGGGTGGTGGGTCGAGGCGATGACCGCAGCGACGGTGGCCATGTGGATGCTCCTTTGCGTCCGGCGGGGATGAAGATCAGGTCGACGGGGAGCCGTCAGCACCGGTGCGTCGGTCGACAGGTGCGTCGACGGGCGAGTCCGCCGGCAGGTCGACGGGAACCGCATGGCGGTCGACCGCCAGGTACAGGTCCATCGCCATCGGGTCGAGGCGTTCCTCGGCGATCTGCCCGAGCAGCCCCGCGGTCCGGGCGAGCAGGGCGAACCCGCGCAGCAGCTCGACCGGGAGGTCGAGGTCGGCCAGCGCGGCCCCGCACACACCGGCACCGTTGAGCGGGAGCCGTCGGCCGAGGACCTGCTCGTGCACCCGGCCGATGGCCTCGAAGAGGCGCAGGTGCGGGCCGCGGAGCCCTTCCTCGTCGGCGATGCGGATCAGCGCGGCGGTCCGCGGGTCCCGCTCCTTGTGCACCGGGTGCCCGAGCCCGGGGACGAACCTCCGGGCCGCTCGGGTCCGGGTCACCGCGTCGAGCGCGAGGACGTCCCAGCCGGCGTCGTCCGTCG
It encodes:
- a CDS encoding WS/DGAT domain-containing protein — encoded protein: MLDLLADVLRERWQTVRGLRGLGARLSRARTELGRRAGHQRPGAPRCSLDAPTGPRRAVATVEVELTPLRAAARQHGATVNDALLVATTGAMTTALRSRGETTRDLVVSVPVSARVEAGDALGNQVGVMPVRVEVGGTVTERLVRVAETTRAQKTHVRGTSAALVGPAFRLLAAVGAFRWFVDRQRLVNTFLTNLPGPVSRLSLAGAPILRIAPVTITAGNVGVAFAALSYAGRLTVTVIVDPDVVPELGTIASALADELAAITAAGGGR
- a CDS encoding zinc-binding dehydrogenase — translated: MFAAVLHAHGEPPTYGQHPDPSTTPGRTLVRVTAAPVVPLDLLCASGTSYFGSPTLPYVPGVQGVGIVERSEVLPTGTRVWFATNAGMAPGDGSLAERCAVPDADLVPLVSSVPDATVAALGLSAVAAWMALTWRARLQPTEHVLVLGAGGAVGQAAIGAALALGAGRVTAVCRSEAAQDRARRAGAHDVVPLRADVDELTALLREVTGGSVDVVIDPVFGAAATAASRILAPGGRLVNIGGASGDEATFSSAVLRGRGAEILGYTNNSLTAERRRDALEAVLMHAASGRLAVTYEAQPLHSVAEAWRRQATGDVSGRLVLTVGS
- a CDS encoding citryl-CoA lyase; this encodes MSDTADPLAFRTSLGASTPTEIRLLGHDLADDLMGKVGFGELAFWLVARRRPTPSQTRVFEAVLVALADHGFTPTAIAARLTYLSAPDSLQGALAAGLLGGGSRFLGVTEDCGTYLHDVLARHEGELPTDDAGWDVLALDAVTRTRAARRFVPGLGHPVHKERDPRTAALIRIADEEGLRGPHLRLFEAIGRVHEQVLGRRLPLNGAGVCGAALADLDLPVELLRGFALLARTAGLLGQIAEERLDPMAMDLYLAVDRHAVPVDLPADSPVDAPVDRRTGADGSPST